A single Myxocyprinus asiaticus isolate MX2 ecotype Aquarium Trade chromosome 50, UBuf_Myxa_2, whole genome shotgun sequence DNA region contains:
- the LOC127438776 gene encoding cyclin-T2-like, whose product MLSAVRTEAGGMMAAVQRGSSKWLFTQEQLENTPSRRCGVEPDRELSYRQQAANLIQDMGQRLNVSQLTINTAIVYMHRFYILNSFTKFHRNIITPTTLFLAAKVEEQPRKLEHVIKVAHACLNPQDPPLDTKSNAYLQQAQELVLLETIVLQTLGFEITIEHPHTDVVRCSQLVRASKDLAQTSYFMATNSLHLTTFCLQHKPTVVACVCIHLACKWSNWEIPVSSDGKHWWEYVDRTVTLQLLDDLTHEFLQILEKTPSRLKRIRNWRATQAAKKPKLDNQSMDSPFQAPSLNQDTSLMASICDIRGGLYSEPSTSFPLDGVSLALNGLSNLQDSSFCFPAPVAQSADAFLALQGVPVSKHGHSSASLAPEKLTLEKYREKQVADLEQRRRLEDDESDLHRKHGHLTSEQSTSVRVKYSQQVQERPLKSGSLKRRYASTLENGSTSQEELKMKIKVSSESSGSSSSSSKSRHSPRSSHEKHREHSSHKVQRNDSSHTRTHSHTHSSHHHHSSSKTHRSSKSHSSSASISVSQPLGHGHLAKIDRRLGEGQSSEPNAALINNGPHMDYEDTFNMLDSLLNAHNF is encoded by the exons ATGTTGAGCGCGGTGCGGACGGAAGCGGGTGGGATGATGGCGGCCGTGCagcggggctccagtaaatggcTCTTCACCCAAGAACAGCTCGAAAACACGCCGTCCCGCCGCTGCGGTGTCGAGCCCGACCGGGAGCTCTCATACCGACAACAAGCCGCCAACCTCATCCAGGACATGGGACAGAGATTAAACGT ATCCCAGCTCACGATTAACACCGCAATTGTCTACATGCACAGATTTTATATTCTTAATTCCTTTACAAAATTCCATAGAAAT ATAATCACACCCACCACACTGTTTTTGGCTGCTAAAGTGGAGGAGCAGCCCAGAAAACTGGAACACGTCATTAAAGTAGCACATGCTTGCTTGAACCCTCAGGATCCTCCACTGGATACCAAGAGCAAC GCGTATCTCCAGCAGGCCCAAGAGCTGGTGCTGTTGGAGACCATAGTGTTGCAGACACTCG GGTTTGAGATTACAATAGAGCATCCACACACAGATGTGGTGAGATGTTCCCAGCTAGTGCGAG CGAGCAAGGACTTGGCCCAGACCTCCTATTTCATGGCTACCAACAG TTTACACCTGACCACCTTCTGCCTGCAGCACAAACCTACAGTGGTGGCGTGTGTTTGTATTCACCTGGCCTGCAAGTGGTCCAACTGGGAGATCCCCGTCTCTTcagatggtaaacactggtgggAATATGTGGACCGGACTGTGACACTGCAACTTCTTGATG ACCTGACGCATGAGTTTCTACAGATCTTGGAGAAAACGCCAAGTAGATTAAAAAGAATCCGAAACTGGAGG GCCACACAAGCTGCCAAGAAACCAAAACTCGACAACCAATCAATGGATAGTCCCTTCCAGGCACCTTCTCTAAACCAGGACACCTCATTGATGGCGAGCATTTGTGACATCAGAGGGGGCTTGTATTCTGAACCATCCACCTCTTTCCCATTGGATGGGGTATCGTTGGCTCTCAACGGCCTGTCGAACTTGCAAGATTCTTCCTTCTGCTTTCCAGCACCAGTTGCCCAGAGTGCCGATGCTTTCTTAGCGCTCCAGGGGGTGCCAGTGAGCAAACACGGACATAGCTCGGCATCTCTCGCCCCTGAGAAACTCACTCTAGAGAAATACCGCGAAAAACAGGTGGCTGATTTGGAGCAAAGACGCAGACTCGAAGACGATGAGAGTGACCTTCATCGCAAACACGGGCATTTAACGTCCGAACAATCTACTTCAGTCAGGGTGAAGTATTCGCAACAGGTACAGGAGCGACCATTGAAAAGTGGGTCGCTCAAACGACGGTACGCTTCAACATTGGAAAATGGTTCCACTAGTCAGGAAGAACTGAAGATGAAGATCAAGGTTTCATCGGAAAGTAGcggaagcagcagcagcagcagtaaaAGCCGACACAGTCCACGCTCCAGCCACGAGAAACATCGCGAACATTCATCGCACAAAGTGCAGAGAAACGACTCGTCACATAcgcgcacacactctcacacacacagtagCCACCATCACCATTCATCGTCCAAAACTCACAGATCTTCCAAGAGCCACTCCTCCTCTGCCTCCATATCTGTCAGCCAACCGCTAGGCCACGGCCATTTGGCGAAGATTGACAGGAGGCTGGGGGAGGGACAGAGTTCTGAACCCAATGCTGCTTTAATTAATAATGGTCCACACATGGATTACGAAGACACTTTTAATATGCTTGATTCTCTATTAAATGCACACAATTTCTAG